From a region of the Rouxiella sp. S1S-2 genome:
- the malX gene encoding maltose/glucose-specific PTS transporter subunit IIBC has protein sequence MPASRNQRVTLWEFFQSLGKTFMLPVALLSFCGIMLGIGSSLSSNDVITLLPALGHPLFQLVFIWMSKVGSFGFSYLPVMFAMAIPLGMARDNKGVAAFSGFVGFVVLNLGTNFYLTVKGILPSNDALILKANNIQNILGIQSIDTGILGAVIVGIIVYLLHERFHTIRLPDALAFFGGTRFVPIVTSVVLGLCGLVVPLIWPWFAAGITGLGRLIHDAGVFGPMIFGTGERLLLPFGLQHILVAIIRFTEAGGTMDVCGREVSGALTIFQAQLSCPTTHGFSESATQFLSQGKMPAFLGGLPGAALAMYHCAKPENRHKIKGLLISGVVACVVGGTTEPIEFLFLFVAPALYLLHALLTGLGFTVMSLLGVTIGNTDGNIIDFVVFGILHGTATKWYLVPIVAAIWFAGYYVIFRFAIMRFNIKTPGRESESLPQSAPVNTGSKSGYNVPVILSALGGADNIISLDNCITRLRLSVHDMSRVDDAVLKANRAIGVVHLNEHSLQVVIGPQVQSVKDELANLMRQENQSSTSPTLAV, from the coding sequence ATGCCAGCCAGTCGAAATCAACGCGTTACGCTCTGGGAGTTTTTCCAGAGTTTAGGTAAGACCTTTATGCTGCCGGTCGCCCTGCTGTCATTTTGCGGCATCATGCTCGGTATCGGCAGTTCCTTAAGCAGTAATGACGTTATTACGCTGTTACCTGCTCTCGGCCATCCATTGTTCCAATTGGTATTCATCTGGATGAGCAAAGTTGGCTCTTTTGGATTTAGCTATTTGCCGGTTATGTTTGCCATGGCAATCCCGTTGGGTATGGCGCGCGACAACAAAGGTGTCGCCGCTTTCTCCGGTTTTGTCGGCTTCGTCGTGCTTAACCTCGGCACCAATTTCTATTTGACGGTTAAAGGCATTCTGCCCAGCAACGATGCACTGATTCTTAAAGCCAATAATATACAGAATATTCTTGGGATTCAGTCAATTGATACCGGTATTTTGGGCGCCGTCATCGTCGGTATTATTGTTTATCTGCTGCACGAGCGTTTTCACACTATCCGCCTGCCCGATGCGCTAGCCTTCTTCGGCGGTACGCGCTTTGTGCCGATCGTGACCTCGGTCGTGTTGGGACTGTGCGGACTGGTTGTCCCGCTGATCTGGCCGTGGTTCGCCGCGGGAATTACCGGCCTTGGCCGCTTGATTCATGACGCTGGCGTATTTGGCCCGATGATTTTCGGCACCGGTGAGCGTCTGCTGCTGCCCTTTGGCCTACAGCATATTCTGGTCGCTATTATTCGCTTTACCGAAGCGGGCGGCACGATGGACGTGTGTGGACGCGAAGTCAGCGGTGCACTGACCATCTTCCAGGCTCAGCTCTCCTGCCCAACCACCCATGGTTTTTCAGAAAGTGCGACGCAGTTTTTATCGCAAGGTAAAATGCCGGCCTTCCTCGGTGGATTACCGGGTGCGGCACTGGCAATGTATCACTGTGCCAAACCCGAAAATCGTCATAAGATTAAAGGCCTGCTGATTTCTGGCGTCGTGGCCTGCGTCGTGGGCGGCACCACAGAGCCTATCGAATTCCTGTTCTTGTTCGTTGCGCCAGCTTTATATTTACTGCACGCGCTGTTGACCGGTCTGGGCTTCACCGTGATGTCACTGTTGGGTGTAACAATCGGCAATACAGACGGTAACATTATCGATTTCGTGGTGTTTGGTATATTGCACGGCACCGCCACCAAGTGGTATTTGGTGCCTATCGTCGCGGCCATTTGGTTTGCCGGATATTACGTTATTTTTCGCTTCGCCATCATGCGCTTTAATATTAAAACGCCGGGACGCGAATCTGAATCTCTGCCTCAGTCCGCGCCGGTCAATACCGGCAGCAAGTCTGGCTACAACGTACCGGTTATCCTGAGTGCGCTGGGCGGTGCCGACAACATTATCAGTCTCGATAACTGTATCACCCGCCTGCGTCTGTCAGTGCATGATATGTCACGCGTCGACGATGCCGTACTCAAGGCCAATCGGGCTATTGGCGTGGTCCATCTTAACGAGCACAGCCTGCAGGTCGTTATTGGTCCGCAGGTTCAGTCGGTGAAAGATGAACTTGCCAACCTTATGCGTCAGGAAAACCAGTCTTCAACTTCACCTACGCTGGCGGTTTGA
- the fumC gene encoding class II fumarate hydratase: protein MAAHRIEKDSMGPIEVPADKLWGAQTQRSLEHFRISEEKMPKALIHALAQTKRAAATVNMDLGLLPSERGNAIIAAADEVLADKHVTEFPLSIWQTGSGTQTNMNMNEVLANRGSEILGGERGEGRLIHPNDDVNKSQSSNDVFPTAMHVAAVVSVREHLIPELKELHKTLSDKAEAFKDIVKIGRTHLQDATPLTLGQEISGWAAMLAHSLVHIEASIPHIAELALGGTAVGTGLNTHPEYAVRVAKAIADLTKQPFVTSPNKFEALATCDALVHGHGALKGLAASLMKIANDVRWLSSGPRSGIGEISIPENEPGSSIMPGKVNPTQCEAMTMLCAQVLGNDVAVNIGGASGNFELNVFRPMVIHNYLQSIRLLADGMRGFNEHCAVGIEPNRDRITQLLNESLMLVTALNTHIGYDKAAEIAKKAHKEGLTLKASALKLGYLTEAQFDEWVRPEDMVGSMKK from the coding sequence ATGGCAGCTCATCGCATTGAAAAAGACTCAATGGGGCCAATCGAAGTTCCGGCAGACAAGCTTTGGGGAGCTCAGACCCAGCGTTCACTAGAGCATTTTCGTATTTCAGAAGAAAAAATGCCCAAAGCGCTGATCCACGCACTCGCTCAGACTAAACGTGCTGCCGCTACCGTCAACATGGATTTAGGTCTGCTGCCGTCCGAGCGTGGTAACGCAATCATTGCCGCCGCCGACGAAGTGCTGGCAGACAAGCACGTCACCGAGTTCCCGCTTTCTATTTGGCAAACCGGTTCCGGCACCCAAACCAACATGAACATGAACGAAGTGCTGGCTAACCGCGGCAGTGAAATCCTCGGCGGCGAGCGCGGCGAGGGTCGTTTGATTCACCCGAACGACGACGTGAATAAAAGCCAGAGCTCCAATGACGTATTCCCGACGGCAATGCACGTTGCAGCGGTGGTTTCAGTTCGCGAACACCTGATCCCAGAATTGAAAGAGCTGCATAAAACGCTGAGTGATAAAGCAGAAGCGTTTAAAGATATCGTTAAAATTGGTCGTACTCACTTGCAGGACGCCACACCGCTGACCCTAGGTCAGGAAATTTCCGGTTGGGCTGCCATGTTGGCACATAGTCTGGTGCACATTGAAGCCAGTATCCCGCACATTGCCGAACTGGCGTTGGGCGGCACGGCGGTAGGCACCGGTTTGAACACTCACCCTGAATACGCCGTGCGCGTGGCCAAGGCGATTGCCGACCTGACTAAACAGCCGTTTGTCACTTCGCCAAACAAATTTGAAGCCTTGGCTACCTGTGACGCCTTGGTTCACGGCCACGGTGCGTTGAAGGGCCTTGCAGCCTCACTGATGAAAATCGCCAACGACGTTCGCTGGTTGTCTTCAGGCCCGCGCAGTGGCATTGGTGAAATCTCTATCCCTGAGAATGAACCAGGCAGCTCGATCATGCCAGGCAAAGTTAACCCGACGCAGTGTGAAGCGATGACCATGCTTTGCGCACAGGTGTTAGGTAACGACGTTGCGGTTAACATTGGTGGCGCGTCGGGTAACTTTGAGCTTAACGTATTCCGTCCAATGGTGATCCATAACTACCTGCAGTCAATTCGCCTGCTGGCCGACGGCATGCGCGGTTTCAATGAACACTGTGCGGTAGGCATCGAGCCAAATCGTGACCGCATCACCCAGCTTCTCAACGAATCGCTGATGCTGGTTACCGCCTTGAACACCCACATCGGCTATGACAAAGCGGCAGAAATCGCTAAGAAAGCCCATAAAGAAGGCCTGACCCTGAAAGCCTCAGCGTTGAAGCTGGGTTACCTGACTGAAGCTCAGTTTGATGAGTGGGTTCGTCCGGAAGACATGGTTGGCAGCATGAAAAAATAA
- the tus gene encoding DNA replication terminus site-binding protein gives MASYDLKLRLNECFKELELSTADLARFLNQLELLQARVFSLPDIEKGNEHNPASIIEVTAHQDEAAHQMALQHFQKLFIHHNGLNISSKSAVRLPGVLCYAVDQAEYQAAQLLIQEVNKLKSELEHIVTVESGLPADQRFDFVHSQLRGLITLNAYRSIGYLLEPDSVRFGWANKHIIKNLSRDELLTQLEKSLAAGRSVPPYTREQWMANVTREINDVQRLPAHAILKIKRPVKVQPIARVWYRNSQKQVQHPCPSPFIALCPRGPVMQIPKLGELPNYDAGAVKHKYKPESQALNLLIKRLHLYTDQPI, from the coding sequence ATGGCGAGCTACGATTTGAAATTGCGCTTAAACGAGTGTTTTAAGGAGTTGGAACTGTCGACGGCGGACTTGGCTCGCTTTCTTAATCAACTGGAATTACTGCAGGCAAGGGTATTTTCTCTTCCTGATATTGAAAAAGGTAACGAGCACAATCCTGCCTCGATAATCGAGGTTACCGCTCATCAGGATGAGGCTGCCCACCAGATGGCTTTGCAGCATTTTCAAAAATTGTTTATCCATCATAACGGTTTGAATATCAGCAGTAAATCAGCTGTCAGGCTTCCTGGCGTACTGTGCTATGCGGTCGATCAGGCCGAGTATCAGGCGGCTCAGCTATTGATACAGGAAGTTAATAAGCTCAAGAGTGAACTTGAACACATTGTTACCGTGGAGTCCGGTTTACCTGCCGATCAACGCTTTGATTTTGTACACAGTCAGCTGCGCGGTCTGATCACCCTAAATGCCTACCGATCGATTGGCTATCTGCTGGAACCGGACTCCGTCAGGTTCGGCTGGGCTAATAAGCACATTATTAAGAATCTGAGTCGCGATGAATTGCTAACACAGCTTGAAAAGAGCCTCGCCGCAGGCCGATCGGTGCCGCCTTACACGCGTGAACAGTGGATGGCGAACGTGACTCGAGAGATAAATGACGTGCAGAGGCTGCCCGCACATGCCATTTTAAAAATAAAACGACCGGTCAAAGTACAGCCGATTGCGCGCGTATGGTATCGAAATAGCCAAAAACAGGTGCAACATCCCTGCCCTTCACCCTTTATTGCGCTTTGTCCACGCGGCCCGGTGATGCAAATTCCCAAGCTTGGTGAACTGCCAAACTACGACGCTGGTGCGGTTAAGCATAAATACAAGCCGGAGTCTCAGGCATTAAATCTGTTGATTAAACGCCTGCATCTTTATACCGATCAGCCGATTTAA
- the malI gene encoding Mal regulon transcriptional regulator MalI yields MSHKKITITDVALAAGVSVATVSLVLSGKGRISQTTSERVNHTIDQLGFVRNRQASSLRGGESGVVGLIVRDICEPFYAEMTAGLGEMFEAQGKVLFLLQSGAAASGLARCFDTLLTHGVDGIVIAGGIHYLNENMRAKALEQGVPLICASRSGGTEGVDLVRPDNMQAAKMATEYLIRKGHKQIAYLGGLGNSLTRAERLGGFCATLLQYGLPFRSEWIIECDYQHRLAADAAEDLLRRYPKISAIVCHKSSVALGAYFGVLRTGNQVAGGSLNSLFQKQVALIGIEDSPELALTEPPLTAVSNSAREIGHTTARRLLLRLAGQNLETQDIIIHSTIIERGSA; encoded by the coding sequence ATGAGTCATAAAAAAATCACTATTACTGATGTGGCACTCGCGGCCGGGGTCTCAGTGGCCACTGTCTCACTGGTGCTCAGCGGTAAGGGGCGGATTTCGCAAACCACCAGTGAGCGGGTAAATCATACGATTGACCAGCTTGGTTTTGTGCGCAACCGTCAGGCGAGTTCACTGCGTGGCGGCGAGTCAGGTGTGGTGGGCCTTATCGTGCGTGATATTTGCGAGCCGTTTTATGCTGAAATGACGGCGGGCTTAGGTGAGATGTTTGAAGCGCAGGGCAAAGTGCTATTTTTACTGCAAAGCGGCGCTGCCGCCAGCGGACTGGCGCGCTGTTTCGACACCCTGTTAACCCACGGGGTTGACGGAATTGTGATTGCTGGCGGTATTCACTATCTTAATGAAAACATGCGCGCCAAGGCATTGGAGCAGGGCGTGCCACTAATTTGCGCCTCCCGATCGGGCGGCACTGAGGGCGTAGATTTGGTACGTCCTGATAATATGCAGGCGGCCAAAATGGCCACGGAATACCTCATTCGCAAAGGGCATAAACAAATTGCCTATTTGGGTGGGCTAGGAAATTCGTTAACTCGTGCAGAACGGCTCGGCGGCTTTTGCGCCACTCTGTTGCAGTATGGTCTTCCTTTTCGCAGTGAATGGATTATAGAGTGTGATTATCAGCACCGGCTGGCCGCCGATGCGGCAGAAGATTTACTGCGCCGCTATCCAAAAATCAGCGCCATTGTGTGCCATAAATCTTCCGTGGCGCTAGGCGCCTATTTTGGCGTCTTGCGCACCGGTAATCAGGTAGCTGGCGGGTCACTCAACAGCCTGTTTCAAAAACAGGTGGCGCTTATTGGTATTGAGGACTCACCCGAATTGGCGCTGACAGAACCTCCGCTGACAGCGGTATCAAACTCTGCGCGTGAAATTGGTCATACCACTGCCAGAAGACTGTTGCTGCGCCTCGCAGGGCAGAATCTGGAAACTCAGGATATTATTATCCATTCGACGATCATTGAGCGGGGATCGGCTTAA
- a CDS encoding MFS transporter, whose amino-acid sequence MQGSTPHVSPQEKDLFIKRGTPQFIRVTLALFSAGLATFALLYCVQPIMPVLSQDFGVSPAASSLSLSAATGLMAIGLLFTGPISDAVGRKNVMVVGLMLAAVCTLICSVMTSWHAILVMRALVGLSLSGVAAVAMTYLSEEIHPSVVAFSMGLYISGNSIGGMSGRLVTGVLTDFVSWRIAIAFIGVLALLSASMFWKILPASRHFRASSLSPRKLVINFKIHWRDSGLPLLFAEGFLLMGSFVTMFNYIGYRLLGAPYHLSQALVGILSIAYLMGTYSSPKAGALTAVYGRGPILIGALVMMLVGILITAFTSVWLVFIGMAMVTAGFFAAHSVASGWIGKRARRAKGQASSLYLFCYYAGSSVAGTLGGVFWNKFSWTGITGYICVMLVIAIAIGYRLMKLPESRIIRS is encoded by the coding sequence CTGCAAGGTTCAACTCCGCACGTATCGCCGCAAGAAAAAGACCTGTTCATTAAACGTGGTACACCACAGTTTATTCGCGTGACGCTGGCTTTGTTCTCGGCTGGTTTGGCAACCTTCGCCCTGCTTTACTGTGTCCAACCGATAATGCCCGTGCTCTCGCAGGACTTTGGCGTATCACCGGCAGCCAGCAGCCTTTCACTTTCTGCGGCAACAGGCCTGATGGCAATCGGTTTACTGTTCACCGGCCCTATATCGGATGCAGTCGGACGCAAAAATGTAATGGTTGTAGGCCTGATGCTGGCCGCCGTTTGTACGCTAATCTGCTCAGTGATGACCAGTTGGCACGCTATTTTGGTGATGCGCGCATTGGTTGGCTTGTCTTTAAGCGGCGTTGCTGCCGTTGCCATGACTTACCTAAGTGAAGAGATACACCCTAGCGTGGTAGCCTTCTCAATGGGGCTTTACATTAGTGGCAATTCAATAGGCGGTATGAGCGGTCGTCTGGTGACCGGCGTACTTACCGATTTTGTTTCCTGGCGCATCGCTATTGCCTTTATCGGCGTGTTAGCCCTGCTCTCTGCCAGCATGTTTTGGAAAATACTCCCCGCCTCTCGTCATTTTCGAGCCAGTTCACTGAGCCCGCGCAAGCTGGTAATAAATTTCAAAATTCACTGGCGTGACAGCGGGCTTCCCCTACTGTTTGCCGAGGGATTTCTCTTGATGGGCAGCTTCGTGACCATGTTCAACTACATTGGTTATCGACTGCTTGGCGCGCCTTATCATCTTAGTCAGGCGCTGGTCGGTATTCTATCGATTGCTTATCTGATGGGAACCTATAGCTCACCTAAAGCCGGTGCATTGACCGCTGTCTATGGCCGCGGACCTATCCTGATAGGTGCATTGGTTATGATGCTGGTCGGAATATTGATCACCGCTTTCACTTCGGTTTGGTTAGTGTTTATTGGCATGGCGATGGTTACGGCGGGATTCTTTGCCGCTCACTCGGTAGCAAGCGGCTGGATTGGCAAACGTGCCCGCCGAGCCAAAGGTCAGGCGTCATCGCTTTACTTATTTTGCTACTACGCAGGTTCTAGCGTCGCGGGGACTTTAGGCGGTGTTTTCTGGAATAAATTCTCTTGGACAGGGATCACTGGCTATATTTGCGTAATGCTGGTCATTGCGATAGCAATTGGGTATCGGCTTATGAAACTGCCTGAATCTCGCATTATCCGCAGTTGA
- the manA gene encoding mannose-6-phosphate isomerase, with the protein MNKMHNNVQNYAWGSVDALSKLYGIPNPDGKPMAELWMGAHPKSSSTVVDAEGNQISLRDVISQDLNANLGEKVARRFGELPFLFKVLCARQALSIQVHPSKSNAVIGFEKENKAGVPIDAAERNYKDANHKPELVFALTPFAAMNGFRELGEIQSLLQPVAGAHPDIASFLINPDFEHLKRLFAALLSMSGESKSLALDILDNALQSQHGEPWDTIRSIAIDYPGDSGLFSPLLLNVIELQPGEAMFLYAETPHAYLNGVALEVMANSDNVLRAGLTPKYIDIPELLANLQFVAKPANTLLTTPEQHGNELSFPIPVEDFAFSLHTLGAEPQTLAQSSAAIIFCVEGQTVLNKGEQQVVLHPGESCYIPALDSPVIASGNGRIARVFNQLG; encoded by the coding sequence ATGAATAAGATGCATAACAATGTACAAAATTACGCCTGGGGAAGTGTTGACGCACTGAGCAAGCTCTATGGCATTCCCAATCCGGACGGTAAACCGATGGCCGAACTGTGGATGGGTGCTCACCCTAAAAGCAGCTCTACCGTGGTCGATGCCGAAGGTAATCAAATCTCGCTGCGTGACGTAATTAGCCAGGATTTAAACGCCAATCTGGGTGAGAAAGTGGCCCGCCGATTTGGCGAACTGCCGTTCCTGTTCAAGGTGCTGTGCGCCCGTCAGGCACTGTCTATTCAGGTTCACCCGAGCAAAAGCAATGCCGTTATCGGCTTTGAGAAAGAGAACAAAGCCGGTGTGCCAATCGATGCGGCTGAACGCAATTATAAGGACGCCAATCACAAACCTGAGCTGGTTTTTGCCCTCACGCCGTTTGCCGCAATGAACGGTTTCCGTGAACTGGGCGAAATTCAGTCGCTGCTGCAGCCCGTTGCAGGTGCACATCCGGACATTGCCAGCTTCCTGATCAACCCTGATTTTGAACATCTCAAAAGGCTGTTTGCCGCCCTGCTCAGCATGAGTGGTGAAAGTAAATCATTGGCGTTGGATATTCTTGATAATGCCCTGCAAAGCCAACACGGCGAGCCTTGGGATACGATTCGCAGCATCGCCATCGACTACCCCGGCGATAGCGGCTTGTTTTCGCCTTTACTGCTCAACGTTATCGAACTTCAGCCCGGCGAGGCGATGTTCCTGTATGCCGAAACGCCGCATGCCTATCTCAACGGCGTAGCGCTGGAAGTGATGGCCAACTCTGACAATGTGCTTCGCGCCGGACTGACGCCAAAATACATTGATATTCCCGAGCTATTGGCCAATTTACAGTTTGTGGCAAAACCGGCCAATACGCTGTTAACCACGCCGGAGCAGCACGGCAATGAGCTGAGTTTCCCGATCCCGGTTGAAGATTTTGCCTTCTCGCTGCATACGCTCGGCGCAGAACCGCAAACGTTGGCTCAGTCAAGCGCGGCCATTATCTTCTGTGTTGAAGGCCAAACCGTGCTCAACAAAGGCGAGCAGCAGGTTGTGCTGCATCCAGGCGAATCTTGTTATATCCCCGCCTTAGATTCCCCAGTGATCGCCAGTGGCAATGGCCGGATTGCGCGGGTATTTAACCAGCTAGGCTAA
- a CDS encoding YdgA family protein: MKKSLVAVSVIVVLGAAWTGTSWYTGKMLEQHMGEVVADANTQLKAHYPRAGVKLVYQDYQRGVFSSSVRFVLQPDGDAPENVLKQGDEIAFLESIDHGPFPAAQLKKFNLIPSMASVHSELQNNATVKDLFDVTKGKSPVNADTRVGYSGDTASVINLLPVEYQKNTSKFEFAGATVNLDVAKDMQKMDLDAKTDSFSFTSPNQWGQLEKVTLSGLNLKSNTHQGQFKVSVGDGSLNVDNIGINIDGKDAAQLAGFKLKSNFGEEQQNLKGQIDYSLDSLKIQGTDFGSGKLSLKIDKLDEQALKQFSDTYNQQVMQLMQQSEQLDPQVYQQQVTAMLLSNLPILLKGNPSITIDPLSWKNSKGESTFTLQLDMKDPAASTTPAQTEDQLISQLLSKVDAKLTIPVDMATELTTQTAKVEGYSGDDAEKLAKQQVQGLAAMGQMFKLTTLQDNAITSTFHYADNQVDLNGQKMTLQQFAGLFGVFGGPEIPAQPVPQQQAVPTQPDAPVPSVAPTTPAQ; encoded by the coding sequence ATGAAAAAATCGTTAGTCGCTGTAAGCGTCATTGTTGTACTTGGCGCAGCCTGGACAGGCACTTCGTGGTACACCGGCAAGATGCTCGAGCAGCACATGGGCGAAGTGGTTGCCGATGCCAACACTCAGCTAAAAGCGCATTATCCTCGCGCCGGCGTCAAGCTGGTTTATCAGGACTATCAACGAGGTGTATTTAGCAGCAGCGTCCGATTTGTGCTGCAGCCGGACGGCGATGCGCCTGAAAATGTCCTGAAACAGGGTGATGAAATTGCCTTCCTGGAATCTATTGACCACGGTCCGTTCCCGGCGGCACAGCTTAAAAAATTCAACCTGATCCCGAGCATGGCGTCTGTGCATTCCGAGCTGCAAAATAACGCCACGGTGAAGGACTTGTTTGACGTTACCAAAGGCAAATCTCCGGTCAACGCCGATACCCGCGTCGGCTACAGCGGGGATACGGCCTCGGTGATCAACCTTCTGCCGGTCGAATACCAGAAAAATACCAGCAAATTCGAATTTGCCGGTGCAACAGTCAATCTTGACGTTGCCAAAGACATGCAGAAGATGGACCTGGACGCCAAAACTGACAGCTTCTCGTTCACCTCGCCAAATCAGTGGGGCCAACTTGAAAAAGTAACGCTGTCGGGTCTTAACCTGAAAAGTAACACCCATCAAGGCCAGTTCAAGGTCTCGGTTGGCGACGGCAGCCTGAACGTCGACAATATCGGTATCAACATTGATGGCAAAGATGCTGCACAGCTGGCGGGCTTCAAGCTGAAAAGCAACTTTGGTGAAGAGCAGCAAAACCTGAAAGGCCAGATTGATTACAGCCTGGACTCACTGAAAATTCAGGGCACTGATTTTGGTTCCGGCAAACTCAGTCTAAAAATAGACAAGCTGGATGAACAGGCGCTGAAGCAGTTCTCTGACACATACAATCAGCAGGTTATGCAGCTGATGCAGCAGTCCGAGCAGCTAGACCCGCAGGTTTATCAGCAGCAGGTTACCGCGATGCTGCTGTCCAATCTGCCGATTTTACTGAAGGGAAATCCAAGCATCACCATTGACCCACTGAGCTGGAAAAACAGCAAAGGTGAAAGTACCTTCACGTTGCAGCTTGATATGAAAGACCCTGCGGCCTCAACCACGCCAGCACAGACTGAAGATCAGCTGATTTCCCAGTTGCTCAGCAAGGTTGATGCCAAGCTGACTATCCCGGTAGATATGGCAACCGAGCTGACCACCCAGACCGCGAAAGTTGAAGGTTACAGCGGTGACGACGCCGAGAAATTGGCCAAGCAGCAGGTTCAGGGATTGGCAGCAATGGGCCAGATGTTCAAGCTGACTACCCTGCAAGACAACGCGATCACCAGCACTTTCCACTATGCTGACAACCAGGTTGACTTAAATGGTCAGAAAATGACTTTGCAGCAGTTTGCCGGCCTGTTTGGCGTATTTGGCGGACCGGAAATCCCGGCTCAGCCAGTGCCACAGCAGCAAGCGGTGCCGACTCAGCCTGACGCGCCGGTACCATCCGTTGCGCCAACCACGCCTGCTCAGTAA
- a CDS encoding LysR substrate-binding domain-containing protein: MNNIELRHLRYFIAVAEELHFGRAAEKLNMSQPPLSQQIQSLELQIGAVLLLRNNRSVRLTQAGEMFLKEAKAIVDKVHDISEQAARIHRGEEGKLTIGLTSSAPFLKKISRTFQRFRMAHPQVNIRIEELNSQQQMAPLVAGTLDLGVMRNGVLPDVLQHHMLRSEPLVAVVPADHPLTKLPMGELTFSHLADQPFVFFSKDVGTSLYDDILHRLAQAGITPFITQEVGEALTIIGLISAGLGVSILPASYKRIQVDGVKYLSFKDEQVNTQVWLVSHRHRPLSAPALALAKMMMEEGD; this comes from the coding sequence GTGAATAATATTGAACTAAGGCATCTGCGCTATTTTATTGCCGTGGCCGAGGAGCTCCATTTTGGCCGTGCCGCGGAGAAGCTCAACATGTCTCAACCCCCCTTGAGTCAGCAAATTCAGTCGCTCGAATTGCAAATTGGCGCCGTTTTGCTTTTGCGTAATAATCGCAGCGTGCGACTCACTCAGGCCGGAGAAATGTTTCTGAAAGAGGCTAAGGCTATTGTCGATAAAGTACATGACATCTCGGAACAGGCTGCGAGGATCCATCGTGGTGAGGAAGGGAAATTGACCATTGGACTCACCTCGTCTGCGCCATTTCTTAAGAAAATATCGCGCACTTTTCAACGATTCCGTATGGCTCATCCCCAGGTTAATATCCGCATAGAAGAGTTAAACAGTCAGCAGCAGATGGCGCCGCTGGTTGCTGGCACGCTCGATCTCGGTGTTATGCGCAACGGCGTATTGCCAGACGTGCTACAGCACCACATGCTCAGGTCAGAACCTCTTGTTGCAGTAGTCCCCGCGGATCACCCGCTGACAAAACTCCCTATGGGTGAACTAACTTTTAGTCATTTGGCCGATCAGCCGTTCGTCTTCTTCTCAAAAGATGTGGGCACGTCATTATATGACGATATTCTTCATCGCCTTGCTCAGGCAGGCATCACGCCTTTTATCACGCAAGAAGTCGGGGAAGCGCTAACCATTATCGGCCTTATTTCGGCCGGTTTAGGGGTTTCAATCCTGCCTGCTTCCTATAAAAGGATCCAGGTTGACGGTGTAAAATATCTTTCGTTTAAAGATGAGCAGGTTAATACGCAAGTATGGTTAGTCAGCCATCGGCACCGGCCACTTTCTGCGCCTGCCTTGGCGCTGGCAAAAATGATGATGGAGGAGGGCGATTAA